In the genome of Burkholderia sp. PAMC 26561, one region contains:
- a CDS encoding DUF2256 domain-containing protein, with translation MRMQKKDTLPSKVCASCGRTFTWRKKWERDWSSVKYCSDKCRSARGTAVR, from the coding sequence ATGCGCATGCAGAAAAAAGATACCCTCCCAAGTAAGGTTTGTGCGAGTTGTGGCCGCACATTCACATGGCGCAAGAAATGGGAGCGCGATTGGAGCAGCGTTAAATACTGCTCGGATAAATGTCGTAGTGCGCGCGGCACAGCTGTAAGGTGA
- a CDS encoding DUF7713 domain-containing protein: MSVSQCAACKATVPQYDTIHTGSDEHSDRLLCTACFNREMAKHAGIDNFDQTKFEPMHLSDASGTVHEFRFRSLLFGDKLSLEAFGATSENQPSGYRFQILGDAEADQFVLLGRLIEKMRRLLAVVHVRDGDLGLQIVDETIRGRIEWDGDEHSRMPCVVVDGRRVEWDELGRMLMTFEGWQFKLELCDPSDEI; this comes from the coding sequence ATGTCCGTCAGTCAATGCGCAGCTTGCAAAGCCACCGTGCCACAGTACGACACCATCCATACTGGAAGCGACGAGCACAGCGACCGATTGCTGTGCACCGCCTGCTTTAACCGCGAAATGGCAAAGCACGCCGGCATCGACAATTTTGATCAAACAAAGTTTGAACCGATGCACCTGTCGGACGCCAGCGGAACTGTTCACGAGTTTCGTTTTCGAAGTCTGCTGTTTGGCGACAAACTTTCTCTGGAGGCATTCGGCGCGACTAGCGAGAATCAACCATCAGGCTACCGGTTTCAGATTCTTGGAGATGCGGAAGCGGATCAATTTGTTTTGCTTGGAAGGCTGATTGAAAAGATGCGTCGTTTGCTTGCGGTTGTGCACGTAAGAGATGGTGATCTCGGGTTGCAAATTGTCGACGAGACAATCCGCGGCAGAATCGAATGGGACGGTGACGAGCATTCGCGTATGCCGTGCGTCGTCGTAGATGGGCGCCGTGTTGAATGGGACGAGCTTGGGCGCATGCTAATGACATTTGAAGGATGGCAGTTCAAGCTCGAACTGTGCGATCCAAGTGACGAAATCTGA
- a CDS encoding nucleoside 2-deoxyribosyltransferase, with amino-acid sequence MDSIASTLELSGFSTFLPHRDGLEFAQIKPALEQCGASPSEAARIIDRAIFALDTYQLLRCCDVVVANLNGRVPDEGTIVEATLAWHSGKPLVLYKTDVRSMLGGSDNPMVTGLGDFESINDLSALPAAVERVVAIHSSEKLSETMEFGASIAALRDKNDSVCAVAAVLYQNKHPKK; translated from the coding sequence ATGGACAGCATTGCCAGCACACTGGAGCTGTCTGGCTTTTCAACCTTTCTTCCGCATCGCGACGGGTTAGAGTTTGCTCAGATCAAGCCTGCGTTGGAACAATGCGGCGCATCGCCCAGCGAAGCAGCGAGGATTATTGATAGAGCGATCTTCGCTTTGGACACTTATCAGTTGCTTCGATGTTGCGATGTCGTTGTGGCGAACTTGAACGGCAGAGTACCCGATGAGGGAACAATCGTCGAGGCGACGCTCGCGTGGCACTCCGGCAAACCGCTTGTGCTGTACAAAACGGATGTACGCTCGATGCTCGGCGGTTCTGACAATCCGATGGTGACAGGACTTGGCGACTTCGAATCAATCAACGATTTGTCCGCTTTGCCGGCTGCCGTAGAGCGAGTCGTCGCCATTCACAGCTCAGAAAAATTATCCGAAACCATGGAATTTGGCGCATCCATAGCGGCGCTTCGGGACAAAAACGACAGTGTCTGCGCCGTTGCGGCGGTGCTTTATCAGAATAAGCATCCAAAAAAGTAA